In Helianthus annuus cultivar XRQ/B chromosome 8, HanXRQr2.0-SUNRISE, whole genome shotgun sequence, a single genomic region encodes these proteins:
- the LOC110870682 gene encoding uncharacterized protein LOC110870682, whose product MASILFLLFSFLLLHGAQAEIICENLPIGLCSFSIAFSGKRCVLENNVKDNGNMEYQCNSSEIFVKDMNEWIESDKCLNACGLHRKTVGISSDSLLEPHFLARLCSDSCYKNCPNIVDLYHNLAIGEVNNI is encoded by the coding sequence ATGGCATCCATTCTCTTCCTTTTATTTTCATTCCTTCTCCTCCATGGAGCTCAAGCTGAGATCATTTGCGAGAATTTGCCGATTGGCTTGTGCTCTTTCTCGATTGCGTTTTCAGGAAAACGATGTGTCCTAGAGAACAATGTAAAAGACAACGGGAACATGGAATATCAGTGCAATTCCTCAGAGATTTTTGTTAAAGACATGAATGAGTGGATCGAGAGTGACAAGTGCTTGAACGCGTGTGGGCTTCACAGGAAGACTGTCGGAATCTCTTCCGATTCCCTCCTCGAGCCGCATTTCCTTGCCAGACTTTGCTCCGATTCGTGCTACAAGAACTGCCCCAACATTGTGGATCTCTATCACAACCTAGCTATAGGAGAAGTTAATAATATATAG